The window TGGAAAATTGGCAGCGTGTGGCCGCCAAAAGCGCCAGCGACGGGCGCAGCGTATTATCGGAACTGGCTCGGTTCTACCTTGCGCCAAAAGAGCCTGCGCGCACGTGCCCCATGATAGCGTTCGCCTTCGATGCCGGCGCGCGCGAGCCAGATCATCCGCTGCGACAAGCCTATGAGGAGGGCGTTAAGTCTCTCTTTGACGCATTTTCGCAGATCGCATCGTCGAACGTAAGCCAATCGTCTCGGGACGAGACGTACTTGCTTTTTGCCGCGATGGTTGGCTCGAACATGCTTTCGCAAGGCGTCGATGCGGGACGCTGGACGAATACTTTCAAGAAGGTCGTCAGGTCAGCGGCGGAAACGCATTGAAACGCCGGCTTCGCGTTACGACGAAGCCATTCGGTTCGGATGAGCGGAGTTGAAACGCTGCTCACGTTCCGAGCGCATTTTCGGAGACATGAGGGGCCGCACGCCCGCGGCATCCACGGGCTTCGAACATGCGTGGCATACGAGACCGGGACTGGCATTGTGATCACACGAAATGTGCACATACTGCAAAGGCGGGGTCCCTCGATTGATCCACTTGTCTCCCCACGAGGTAAGCGCAACCAGCGCAGGCCATAAG is drawn from Nitrobacteraceae bacterium AZCC 2146 and contains these coding sequences:
- a CDS encoding TetR/AcrR family transcriptional repressor of nem operon (product_source=KO:K16137; cath_funfam=1.10.10.60; cog=COG1309; ko=KO:K16137; pfam=PF00440; superfamily=46689,48498); translated protein: MGRVSYSQSLENRARIVKVASELFRANGVEAVTIADVMKAAGMTQGGFYTHFETKDHLAAEACTLSFVTSVENWQRVAAKSASDGRSVLSELARFYLAPKEPARTCPMIAFAFDAGAREPDHPLRQAYEEGVKSLFDAFSQIASSNVSQSSRDETYLLFAAMVGSNMLSQGVDAGRWTNTFKKVVRSAAETH